A window of the Dermatophagoides farinae isolate YC_2012a chromosome 2, ASM2471394v1, whole genome shotgun sequence genome harbors these coding sequences:
- the LOC124499637 gene encoding uncharacterized protein LOC124499637 isoform X2, whose amino-acid sequence MEDNLFYGYLSYHRKDSKKNYSIRKRNITIGSQKTNDIRLKKGISDRKYLQLSIVNECNYKLDICTSVPTVRENIAIDDAKVFLEHESIQLKDGNVLSIFGLNFTFVANKADNKSNITKSASKIPVLNKLNLYSDKSCGSPNKNLATSFPLVCSTLAQNSKIPVSVHTPKLINLNDDTCTPSLAISSHENNDSTLQNDQQSCVAHMDDNDDNDSDNNERTFEIDRDESMLLKFNTPSSSKIGSKSLKSLLKTATPINMETTNRKSVVFNELVEENHSEYDSRTGQLFSSTKMSRKLFPISPDQQTSNDEQDELSVFLQHAEIDSFKEQSTLYQDAVTEVSITSQDFVSFIDSTMTKEQSDSESDELGQLSLTISNHDECKVDGKPDILVEKQLGTPVADYDSNVDYGVKKLQQPTTPMADYESNVDYGVKKLQQPTTPMADYDSNVDYGVKKLQQPTTPMADYDSNVDYGVKKLQQPTTPMADYDSNVDYGVKKLQQPTTPMADYDSNVDYGVKKLQQPTTPMADYESNVDYAIKKLQQPTTPLADYESNVDYGVKKLQQPTTPLANYESNVDYAIKKLQQPTTPMANYESNVDYAIKKLQQPTTPMADYVTYIDFGIKKLQKSITPLPEYDGNLSGFENLFSVDDSNMITPIKPRGRGRRPRQVQRIEDSENRILTRSAAKNKNKNEEKEPSTEKSAKCKKQSTGNKRRRKIDKDEIGLLIDSDNGIG is encoded by the exons atggaagataatttattttacGGTTATCTTAGTTATCATCGCAAAGATTCCAAAAAGAATTATTCGATACGCAAACGAAACATTACAATCGGTagccaaaaaacaaatgacatACGGTTAAAAAAAGGTATATCTGATCGGAAATATCTTCAACTATCGATCGTGAATGAATGCAATTATAAACTGGACATTTGTACAT CTGTTCCAACTGTTCGAGAGAACATCGCAATCGATGATGCAAAAGTTTTTCTTGAGCACGAATCCATTCAATTAAAAGATGGCAATGTTCTATCAATTTTTGGACTAAATTTTACATTCGTCGCCAATAAAGctgataataaatcaaacattaCTAAATCAGCATCGAAAATTCCTGTCTTGAACAAGTTGAATCTTTATTCCGATAAATCATGTGGTtcaccaaacaaaaatctggCTACAAGTTTTCCATTGGTTTGTTCGACATTGGcacaaaattcaaagattCCAGTGTCCGTTCATACACccaaattgattaatttgaatgatgatacgTGTACACCTTCACTGGCCATATCCAGTCacgaaaataatgattcaacattgcaaaatgatcaacaatctTGCGTTGCACatatggatgataatgatgataacgactcagataataatgaaagaaCTTTCGAAATAGATCGGGACGAATCAATGCTGCTAAAGTTTAATACACCATCTTCTTCGAAAATTGGCTCCAAATCCTTGAAATCCTTATTGAAAACGGCAACACCAATAAATATGGAAACAACAAATCGGAAATCGGTTGTTTTCAATGAGCTTGTGGAAGAAAATCACAGTGAATATGATAGTCGTACTGGACAATTATTTTcttcaacaaaaatgtcCAGAAAACTATTCCCCATTTCACCTGATCAACAAACatcgaatgatgaacaagatGAACTGAGTGTTTTTCTACAACATGCGGAAATTGACTCGTTCAAAGAACAATCAACACTCTATCAGGATGCCGTCACCGAAGTGTCGATTACAAGTCAGGACTTTGTCTCATTCATTGACAGCACTATGACTAAAGAGCAATCAG ATTCCGAATCAGATGAACTTGGTCAACTTTCACTAACGATAAgcaatcatgatgaatgCAAAGTTGATGGTAAACCTGACATACTTGTCGAAAAACAACTTGGCACCCCAGTAGCTGATTATGATTCGAATGTCGATTATGGTGTAAAAAAACTACAGCAACCGACAACACCGATGGCTGATTACGAATCAAATGTCGATTATGGTGTaaaaaaactacaacaacCGACAACACCAATGGCTGACTATGATTCGAATGTCGATTATGGTGTGAAAAAACTTCAACAACCGACAACACCAATGGCTGACTATGATTCGAATGTCGATTATGGTGTGAAAAAACTTCAACAACCGACAACACCAATGGCTGACTATGATTCGAATGTCGATTATGGTGTGAAAAAACTTCAACAACCGACAACACCAATGGCTGACTATGATTCGAATGTCGATTATGGTGTGAAAAAACTACAGCAACCGACAACACCGATGGCTgattatgaatcaaatgttgaCTATGCCATCAAGAAATTACAGCAACCAACAACACCGTTGGCTgattatgaatcaaatgtCGATTATGGTGTAAAAAAACTTCAACAACCGACAACACCGTTGGCTAATTACGAATCAAATGTTGACTATGCCATCAAGAAATTACAGCAACCGACAACACCGATGGCTAATTACGAATCAAATGTTGACTATGCCATCAAGAAATTACAGCAACCGACAACACCGATGGCTGACTATGTAACATACATTGATTTTGGTATCAAAAAACTTCAAAAAAGCATTACACCCTTACCTGAATATGATGGCAATCTATCCGGATTCGAGAATCTTTTCTCAGTCGACGACTCTAATATGATTACGCCAATCAAGCCAAGAGGTAGAGGACGTCGACCTAGACAGGTACAAAGAATTGAAGATAGTGAAAATCGAATTCTAACACGTAGTGCAgcaaagaataaaaacaagaatgaagaaaaagaaccATCAACGGAAAAATCGGcaaaatgtaaaaaacaatcaaccgGCAACAAACGACGTCGTAAAATTGACAAAGATGAGATTGGTCTTCTCATTGATAGCGATAATGGAATTGGTT aA
- the LOC124499637 gene encoding uncharacterized protein LOC124499637 isoform X1 codes for MEDNLFYGYLSYHRKDSKKNYSIRKRNITIGSQKTNDIRLKKGISDRKYLQLSIVNECNYKLDICTSVPTVRENIAIDDAKVFLEHESIQLKDGNVLSIFGLNFTFVANKADNKSNITKSASKIPVLNKLNLYSDKSCGSPNKNLATSFPLVCSTLAQNSKIPVSVHTPKLINLNDDTCTPSLAISSHENNDSTLQNDQQSCVAHMDDNDDNDSDNNERTFEIDRDESMLLKFNTPSSSKIGSKSLKSLLKTATPINMETTNRKSVVFNELVEENHSEYDSRTGQLFSSTKMSRKLFPISPDQQTSNDEQDELSVFLQHAEIDSFKEQSTLYQDAVTEVSITSQDFVSFIDSTMTKEQSDSESDELGQLSLTISNHDECKVDGKPDILVEKQLGTPVADYDSNVDYGVKKLQQPTTPMADYESNVDYGVKKLQQPTTPMADYDSNVDYGVKKLQQPTTPMADYDSNVDYGVKKLQQPTTPMADYDSNVDYGVKKLQQPTTPMADYDSNVDYGVKKLQQPTTPMADYESNVDYAIKKLQQPTTPLADYESNVDYGVKKLQQPTTPLANYESNVDYAIKKLQQPTTPMANYESNVDYAIKKLQQPTTPMADYVTYIDFGIKKLQKSITPLPEYDGNLSGFENLFSVDDSNMITPIKPRGRGRRPRQVQRIEDSENRILTRSAAKNKNKNEEKEPSTEKSAKCKKQSTGNKRRRKIDKDEIGLLIDSDNGIESDEVDIEKIRELAAINSKKPHVDHFRKRSRGSRKQSANNDRLQTIDIELDDYQLMDAMTKTPITSKKTKVKNATRKRKTATTMDESTSKNKTIKSKRKTKAKTNDDHDHDEDSNNEAKENLKNVVNCEPKPNEPRKYRYILPEVDFSMRLEQKEPNGAKGVVTRSRAKHIE; via the exons atggaagataatttattttacGGTTATCTTAGTTATCATCGCAAAGATTCCAAAAAGAATTATTCGATACGCAAACGAAACATTACAATCGGTagccaaaaaacaaatgacatACGGTTAAAAAAAGGTATATCTGATCGGAAATATCTTCAACTATCGATCGTGAATGAATGCAATTATAAACTGGACATTTGTACAT CTGTTCCAACTGTTCGAGAGAACATCGCAATCGATGATGCAAAAGTTTTTCTTGAGCACGAATCCATTCAATTAAAAGATGGCAATGTTCTATCAATTTTTGGACTAAATTTTACATTCGTCGCCAATAAAGctgataataaatcaaacattaCTAAATCAGCATCGAAAATTCCTGTCTTGAACAAGTTGAATCTTTATTCCGATAAATCATGTGGTtcaccaaacaaaaatctggCTACAAGTTTTCCATTGGTTTGTTCGACATTGGcacaaaattcaaagattCCAGTGTCCGTTCATACACccaaattgattaatttgaatgatgatacgTGTACACCTTCACTGGCCATATCCAGTCacgaaaataatgattcaacattgcaaaatgatcaacaatctTGCGTTGCACatatggatgataatgatgataacgactcagataataatgaaagaaCTTTCGAAATAGATCGGGACGAATCAATGCTGCTAAAGTTTAATACACCATCTTCTTCGAAAATTGGCTCCAAATCCTTGAAATCCTTATTGAAAACGGCAACACCAATAAATATGGAAACAACAAATCGGAAATCGGTTGTTTTCAATGAGCTTGTGGAAGAAAATCACAGTGAATATGATAGTCGTACTGGACAATTATTTTcttcaacaaaaatgtcCAGAAAACTATTCCCCATTTCACCTGATCAACAAACatcgaatgatgaacaagatGAACTGAGTGTTTTTCTACAACATGCGGAAATTGACTCGTTCAAAGAACAATCAACACTCTATCAGGATGCCGTCACCGAAGTGTCGATTACAAGTCAGGACTTTGTCTCATTCATTGACAGCACTATGACTAAAGAGCAATCAG ATTCCGAATCAGATGAACTTGGTCAACTTTCACTAACGATAAgcaatcatgatgaatgCAAAGTTGATGGTAAACCTGACATACTTGTCGAAAAACAACTTGGCACCCCAGTAGCTGATTATGATTCGAATGTCGATTATGGTGTAAAAAAACTACAGCAACCGACAACACCGATGGCTGATTACGAATCAAATGTCGATTATGGTGTaaaaaaactacaacaacCGACAACACCAATGGCTGACTATGATTCGAATGTCGATTATGGTGTGAAAAAACTTCAACAACCGACAACACCAATGGCTGACTATGATTCGAATGTCGATTATGGTGTGAAAAAACTTCAACAACCGACAACACCAATGGCTGACTATGATTCGAATGTCGATTATGGTGTGAAAAAACTTCAACAACCGACAACACCAATGGCTGACTATGATTCGAATGTCGATTATGGTGTGAAAAAACTACAGCAACCGACAACACCGATGGCTgattatgaatcaaatgttgaCTATGCCATCAAGAAATTACAGCAACCAACAACACCGTTGGCTgattatgaatcaaatgtCGATTATGGTGTAAAAAAACTTCAACAACCGACAACACCGTTGGCTAATTACGAATCAAATGTTGACTATGCCATCAAGAAATTACAGCAACCGACAACACCGATGGCTAATTACGAATCAAATGTTGACTATGCCATCAAGAAATTACAGCAACCGACAACACCGATGGCTGACTATGTAACATACATTGATTTTGGTATCAAAAAACTTCAAAAAAGCATTACACCCTTACCTGAATATGATGGCAATCTATCCGGATTCGAGAATCTTTTCTCAGTCGACGACTCTAATATGATTACGCCAATCAAGCCAAGAGGTAGAGGACGTCGACCTAGACAGGTACAAAGAATTGAAGATAGTGAAAATCGAATTCTAACACGTAGTGCAgcaaagaataaaaacaagaatgaagaaaaagaaccATCAACGGAAAAATCGGcaaaatgtaaaaaacaatcaaccgGCAACAAACGACGTCGTAAAATTGACAAAGATGAGATTGGTCTTCTCATTGATAGCGATAATGGAATTG aATCTGATGAAGTTGATATAGAAAAGATTCGAGAATTGGCCGCAATCAATTCTAAAAAACCACATGTGGATCATTTTCGAAAACGTTCTCGTGGCTCCAGAAAACAATCAGCAAATAATGATAGATTGCAAACAATCGACATCGAACTGGATGACTATCAGTTAATGGATGCAATGACTAAAACGCCGATAACTAGTAAAAAGACTAAAGTGAAAAATGCAACTCGCAAGAGAAAAACAGCAACGACAATGGATGAATCGAcgtccaaaaacaaaaccatcAAAAGCAAGCGCAAAACTAAAGCcaaaaccaatgatgatcatgaccATGATGAAGATTCTAACAACGAAGCCAAGGAAAATCTTAAAAATGTCGTCAATTGTGAGCCAAAACCGAATGAACCTAGAAAATATCGGTACATATTGCCGGAAGTGGATTTTTCCATGCGATTGGAACAGAAAGAACCGAATGGAGCCAAAGGAGTTGTAACACGGTCGCGTGCCAAACATATCGAATGA
- the LOC124499603 gene encoding equilibrative nucleoside transporter 3 encodes MNDNNNRHYYPLDKWHLIKIVFILHGISALLPWNMLINADSYFVDYKLVRPNQTTTAPFSLDNVDAGLNITEIIHSDLLENYRQNFLPYLSTASKVPNIIFQLVNLLFSSSPRSYRIRMNVSFLVQIALFIIMIGLAFIDTSEWPVVFFWITMIIAVLFNTVNGIFQSCIYGFVAKFPMKYINFVTFGFSFSGTIASIFLIVSLMLSPHPRTVALYYFSFATAFMILCYVNEIFLTKNRFFRYYFYGHANQKLAAHDNPLQVQAKNGDLQMDNVNNIIQHENEKNEKMTIKTFKLVWNKCWIQLMNSVLIYFSTFVIFPAIQAAIKPLDSIVEQKFFAPVFCFLFFNTFASIGNYVAERIRRPEPAGLIYLVAIRFLFIPFFLFCNYIPDRRTWPVLIQSDYVYILGSASLAFSNGYASSLAMMYAPKCVPQQYAPISGMMASAAVIIGIIIGVQCSMLFQALIT; translated from the exons atgaatgacaacaataatcgACATTATTATCCATTGGATAA aTGGCATCTAATCAAAATTGTATTCATACTGCACGGAATATCAGCTCTATTACCATGGAATATGCTCATCAACGCAGACAGT TATTTTGTCGATTACAAATTAGTTCGGCCAAATCAAACGACAACAGCGCCGTTTTCGTTGGACAATGTTGATGCTGGATTGAATATAACGGAAATTATTCATTCGGatttattggaaaattatCGACAAAATTTTCTACCATATCTAAGTACAG CATCAAAAGTGCCAAACATTATCTTTCAATTGGTCAATCTATTGTTTAGTTCAAG TCCGCGATCGTatcgaattcgaatgaatgtgTCATTCTTGGTGCAGATTGctttgttcatcataatgattggaTTGGCTTTCATCGATACAAGTGAATGGCCGGTAGTGTTTTTCTGGATCACAATGATCATTGCCGTTCTATTCAATACGGTCAATGGAATCTTTCAAAGTTGTATATATGGGTTTGTGGCcaaatttccaatgaaataTATCAACTTTGTCACTTTTGGATTCAGCTTTAGCGGCACCATTGCATCCATCTTCCTGATTGTCTCGTTAATGTTATCACCTCATCCAAGAACGGTTGCATTGTactatttttcttttgcaaCCGCATTCATGATTCTCTGCTATGTCAATGAAATATTTCTCACCAAAAAC CGTTTCTTTAGGTATTATTTCTATGGACAcgcaaatcaaaaattagcAGCCCACGATAATCCATTACAAGTACAGGCCAAGAACGGAGATTTGCAAATGGACAatgtcaacaacattattcaacatgaaaatgagaaaaatgagaaaatgacaatcaaaacattcaaattggTGTGGAACAAATGCTGGATTCAGCTGATGAACTCGGTTCTCATCTACTTTTCAACGTTTGTCATATTTCCGGCCATCCAAGCGGCAATCAAACCACTTGATTCGATCGTcgaacaaaaattctttgcacctgtgttttgttttctatttttcaatACGTTCGCTTCCATCGGTAACTATGTGGCCGAAAGGATACGTAGACCAGAACCAGCTGGTCTTATATATCTGGTTGCCATTCGATTTCTGTTCATACCATTCTTTCTGTTCTGCAACTATATTCCTGATCGACGAACATGGCCAGTATTGATCCAAAGTGATTATGTTTACATTCTTGGCTCGGCATCACTAGCATTCTCCAATGGTTATGCATCTAGTCTAGCAATGATGTATGCACCGAAATGTGTGCCGCAACAATATGCTCCCATCAGTGGAATGATGGCTTCAGCAGCCGTCATCATCG GCATCATAATTGGAGTTCAATGTTCCATGCTGTTTCAAGCATTAATAACATGA
- the LOC124499600 gene encoding uncharacterized protein LOC124499600 — protein sequence MQNTGYGGYPATAGYYSNPAGQPPPPPQGTAANAVPAYGTGANNPYGSSYPQHAPTSDQYSSYTTTQPSYDTKNQQQAYMGYAQAANANVAPPNAASNAVPQPPPPASTGYGAATGSEAYGANTYYQSQPGSNPNPAQPPAPYQAQYGNAPQGPNAPNAQAVGWQPSGGPPPPPGPQSNYGSGPNGYSGGYAGNGMNRGIPPSGPNGPPPPGPGNFRGGPMGGGRNSGPGGFKAGPPPPGRNGGPPPPPPSAVGSGGGGGYMAQPTDVENDTIFISGMPLDVTEDQLSSHFGSIGIIKTDRSQKHKIWIYRDKVTGEGKGEATLTYEDPHTAKSAIQWFHGKELPGTGKILNVEFAQRKLPAGGDYKGGRGGRGGPPRGGGGGGGGDRGGGRNRDNGFVRQGDWRCPGCNNNNFSWRDQCNRCKAPRPGDVPVPSMDRRGGGGGPPMMGGGPGRRDGPPMGPHGMRGPPGDRPPMRGGNRPPMRGRGGGGPPRGGRGDFGPMRGPPMSDRRPKPY from the exons ATGCAAAACACAGG TTATGGAGGTTATCCTGCAACCGCTGGATATTACTCGAATCCAGCCGGTCAACCACCGCCACCCCCACAAGGTACGGCAGCTAATGCAGTTCCTGCATATGGAACAGGTGCCAACAATCCATACGGCAGTTCATATCCACAACATGCACCCACTTCGGATCAATATTCTTCGTATACAACAACTCAGCCATCTTacg ATAcgaaaaaccaacaacaggCATATATGGGGTATGCACAAGCTGCAAATGCTAATGTTGCACCACCCAATGCAGCATCGAATGCTGttccacaaccaccaccacctgcATCTACTGGATATGGAGCCGCTACTGGATCGGAAGCTTATGGCGCCAACACTTATTACCAAAGTCAACCTGGTTCGAATCCAAATCCAGCACAACCACCAGCACCATATCAGGCTCAATATGGAAATGCACCACAAGGTCCGAACGCACCAAATGCACAAGCAGTAGGATGGCAACCAAGTGGCGGTCCCCCTCCTCCTCCTGGACCTCAATCCAATTATGGATCAGGACCAAATGGCTATAGTGGTGGATACGCTGGCAATGGCATGAATCGAGGAATTCCCCCTAGCGGACCAAATGGACCACCACCGCCTGGTCCAGGAAATTTCAG AGGTGGACCAATGGGTGGTGGCCGTAATTCAGGCCCAGGTGGTTTCAAAG CTGGACCTCCACCCCCTGGTCGAAATGGAGGACCACCGCCGCCTCCGCCATCGGCTGtcggtagtggtggtggtggtggttatatGGCCCAACCGACCGATGTCGAGAATgatacaattttcatttcgggAATGCCACTCGACGTGACCGAAGATCAATTGTCAAGTCATTTTGGGTCTATCGGTATCATCAAG ACAGATAGATCGCAGAAACACAAGATTTGGATTTATCGCGACAAAGTAACTGGAGAAGGAAAAGGCGAAGCTACCTTAACCTATGAAGATCCACATACAGCCAAATCGGCCATTCAATGGTTTCATGGCAAAGAATTGCCTGGAACCGGGAAAATATTGAACGTGGAATTTGCCCAGCGTAAATTGCCTGCAGGTGGTGATTACAAAGGTGGACGCGGCGGAAGAGGAGGGCCACCACGTGGTGGCggcggcggtggtggtggtgatagaGGTGGTGGTCGTAATCGAGATAACGGTTTCGTTCGACAAGGCGATTGGCGCTGTCCTGgctgtaacaacaacaacttttcATGGCGGGATCAATGTAATCGATGCAAAGCTCCAAGACCGGGCGATGTTCCTGTTCCATCGATGGATCgacgtggtggtggtggtggtcctCCAATGATGGGCGGCGGACCTGGTCGACGAGATGGACCGCCAATGGGTCCGCATGGAATGCGTGGTCCTCCTGGTGATCGTCCACCGATGCGTGGCGGAAATCGGCCGCCAATGAGAGGgcgtggtggtggtggtccacCACGTGGTGGCCGTGGCGATTTTGGACCTATGCGTGGTCCACCGATGAGCGACCGACGACCAAAGCCATACTGA